From a region of the Teredinibacter turnerae genome:
- a CDS encoding TSUP family transporter, producing the protein MEISIDLLSILFAVAIVAGLIDTLAGGGGLITIPALMVCGLPPVMALGTNKFQACLGTGTATFLLLKRRRLRWRHIRQLLPMAFIGAVLGSTTVLFINQQYLTLIVPAVLSFILVYFLLYRPGARWLPKIKMPARRYARWVVGGIGFYDGMFGPGTGSFFALAGVMFRKAQLVFATATAKPLNFATNIGSLAVFALSGSILLKVGAAMMCGQMIGAYLGTHFLYRINPKYLRWLVITMSASMLVKYLHAQGYLALS; encoded by the coding sequence ATGGAAATCAGCATAGATCTCTTGTCCATCCTCTTTGCAGTTGCGATAGTCGCTGGCCTAATCGACACCCTGGCCGGAGGTGGCGGCCTCATCACCATTCCCGCACTTATGGTTTGTGGACTACCGCCGGTGATGGCATTGGGTACCAATAAATTCCAGGCCTGCCTGGGCACGGGAACGGCGACATTCCTGCTCCTTAAGCGACGCAGACTCCGTTGGCGGCATATTCGGCAACTGCTCCCAATGGCGTTTATAGGGGCCGTTTTGGGTAGTACCACTGTGCTGTTCATCAATCAACAATATCTGACACTTATCGTGCCCGCTGTACTCAGCTTTATCCTGGTTTACTTTTTACTGTATCGACCCGGCGCTCGCTGGTTGCCTAAAATCAAAATGCCGGCGCGTCGCTATGCCCGTTGGGTTGTTGGAGGAATTGGTTTTTACGATGGTATGTTTGGACCGGGCACAGGGTCATTTTTCGCGCTGGCTGGGGTGATGTTTAGAAAAGCGCAGCTGGTGTTTGCGACTGCGACAGCAAAGCCATTGAATTTCGCAACCAATATTGGCTCTCTGGCGGTGTTCGCACTGAGTGGGAGTATTCTGCTAAAGGTGGGCGCCGCGATGATGTGCGGGCAGATGATCGGCGCCTATCTAGGTACTCACTTTCTTTATCGCATCAACCCAAAATATTTGCGCTGGCTCGTAATAACCATGAGCGCGTCTATGCTAGTGAAGTATCTTCACGCTCAGGGTTATCTCGCGCTTTCCTAA
- the dbpA gene encoding ATP-dependent RNA helicase DbpA, which produces MASDSQFSSLNLKPALLSNLSDLGYNTMTPIQAAALPAILEGADVLGKAKTGSGKTATFGLGLLQRLEVERFRVQALVLCPTRELADQVAAELRKLARSIHNIKILTLCGGAAFGPQVGSLEHGAHIIVGTPGRVHDHLRKGNLQLGDLQTLVLDEADRMLDMGFAETLDAILDLAPKQRQTLLFSATYPEAIESMAKRVQHNPQVIEVEAVHSDHDIEQMFYKVPLENRTQVLGLLLQKYLPESCMVFCNTKRETQGVADALLQQGFSAVALHGDMVQKDRDRTLVLFANQSASVMVATDVAARGLDIAEVDLVVNYQLSRDPEVHVHRIGRTGRAGKRGRAVSMLNEDEKFKVELICADSDAKPELKNPPVNRLQTPQKAEFVTLEIEGGKKQKVRPGDIVGALTGDGGLSVKTLGKIHCFPFHSFVAVKRSHAREALEKIQTGKIKGRSFRARLVKIR; this is translated from the coding sequence TTGGCCAGCGATTCACAATTTTCCAGCTTAAACCTGAAACCCGCCCTGCTCTCCAACCTGAGTGATTTGGGTTACAACACCATGACACCGATTCAGGCCGCGGCCCTGCCAGCCATACTTGAAGGGGCGGACGTTCTGGGAAAAGCTAAAACCGGTTCAGGCAAGACGGCAACCTTTGGCCTGGGTTTACTTCAGCGGCTCGAAGTGGAGCGGTTTCGTGTACAAGCGTTGGTATTGTGCCCAACCCGTGAACTGGCGGATCAAGTTGCCGCCGAGTTACGCAAGCTCGCTCGAAGCATCCACAATATCAAAATCCTGACCTTGTGTGGGGGCGCCGCTTTTGGCCCCCAAGTCGGTTCACTTGAGCACGGCGCGCACATAATTGTTGGTACCCCCGGCAGAGTGCACGACCACTTACGTAAAGGGAACCTGCAACTGGGAGATTTACAAACCCTGGTACTGGATGAAGCGGATCGCATGCTCGATATGGGCTTTGCCGAAACACTCGACGCTATTTTAGATCTGGCACCCAAACAAAGACAGACGTTGCTCTTCTCCGCAACTTACCCAGAAGCCATCGAAAGCATGGCCAAGCGTGTGCAGCACAACCCCCAGGTTATTGAAGTTGAAGCCGTGCATTCAGACCATGACATTGAGCAAATGTTCTACAAGGTTCCACTGGAGAACCGCACCCAAGTGTTGGGGCTGCTGCTGCAGAAATATCTGCCGGAGTCGTGCATGGTGTTCTGCAATACCAAGCGCGAAACTCAGGGCGTGGCCGACGCGCTTTTGCAGCAGGGTTTCTCTGCGGTGGCACTCCATGGGGATATGGTCCAAAAAGATCGCGATCGCACCCTGGTCTTGTTTGCCAACCAAAGCGCATCCGTAATGGTCGCTACAGACGTTGCCGCTCGCGGGCTGGATATCGCCGAAGTTGACCTGGTCGTGAACTACCAGCTCTCACGGGACCCTGAAGTGCACGTGCACCGCATCGGTCGCACTGGGCGTGCAGGCAAGCGGGGTCGCGCGGTTAGCATGCTCAACGAAGATGAGAAATTCAAAGTGGAGTTGATTTGCGCTGACAGCGACGCTAAGCCTGAACTCAAGAATCCACCGGTCAACCGCTTGCAAACACCTCAAAAAGCAGAATTTGTAACATTAGAGATCGAGGGCGGTAAAAAACAGAAAGTGAGACCGGGGGATATTGTTGGTGCACTCACCGGCGATGGCGGTCTGTCTGTAAAAACACTTGGCAAAATTCATTGTTTTCCATTTCACAGTTTTGTGGCCGTAAAGCGCTCACATGCCCGCGAAGCCCTGGAAAAAATTCAAACAGGAAAAATCAAAGGTCGATCATTCCGGGCGCGCCTGGTAAAAATTCGCTGA
- the yfbR gene encoding 5'-deoxynucleotidase, whose protein sequence is MQSHFFAYISKIRWIVRWGLKRNAIPENVMEHSWEVATIAHVLAVIGNKRYGAVYDVNAVATAALYHDVSEVITGDMPTPIKYHSAGMQKAFKEVEIQAEQELVNLLPEDLRDAFEPLVVSSRVPADVTKLIKGADTIAAFLKCQEELKAGNPEFAKAAEDIAMRLKGFAMPEVNDFLAIFAPSYKLTLDELLNGNDKVRHLPLQQ, encoded by the coding sequence ATGCAAAGCCATTTTTTCGCTTATATCAGTAAAATTCGCTGGATTGTCCGCTGGGGCCTCAAGCGCAATGCCATTCCCGAAAACGTGATGGAGCACAGCTGGGAGGTGGCGACGATCGCGCATGTACTGGCGGTTATCGGCAATAAACGCTATGGGGCCGTTTACGATGTAAACGCGGTGGCGACTGCGGCCCTCTATCATGATGTCTCCGAGGTTATTACCGGCGATATGCCAACGCCAATTAAATATCACTCTGCCGGTATGCAAAAAGCCTTTAAGGAGGTCGAGATTCAGGCTGAACAAGAGTTGGTAAATCTCCTGCCGGAAGACTTGCGCGATGCCTTTGAGCCTTTGGTCGTGTCTTCCCGAGTGCCTGCCGATGTTACCAAGTTGATCAAAGGCGCAGATACCATTGCTGCTTTCCTGAAGTGTCAGGAGGAATTAAAAGCGGGCAATCCCGAGTTTGCGAAAGCTGCAGAGGACATAGCGATGCGCCTTAAAGGCTTTGCTATGCCGGAAGTAAACGACTTCCTCGCGATCTTTGCGCCCAGCTACAAACTAACGCTGGATGAGTTGTTAAACGGCAATGACAAAGTTCGTCATTTACCGCTGCAGCAATAA
- a CDS encoding flavin monoamine oxidase family protein: protein MSHNTQTCDIAIVGGGLSGLYLAHCLTEQRGEKWAATNLRLFEAGPRLGGRILSLELEDDYGLDLGPSWVWPEDQPLIYNLVRSLGLSLLPQWQEGNAIYQLSGDIPAQTYRDQRGYAGAYRIAGGTGLIIEGLQQTLPISLCTRHRLVSLEDAGDRVELIFNNTLTGVTHVVWARQVVLAMPPRIVASRIQFFPALPQKLFDTLLKTPTWMAGQAKMAVSYERAFWREDGWSGTAMANFAGVAIAEVFDACGPEAAPAALGGFIGAPPGARQQDTGALREKIIQQLVSYFGKLAASPQRLHLYDWYGNEDIAHPLDAQPLYSHPRYGHPWLSLDHWNDKLLLCGTETARESGGYMEGALNAAKRVCAQLSVSLESVRSR, encoded by the coding sequence TTGTCTCACAACACACAAACTTGTGATATTGCTATTGTAGGTGGCGGGCTTAGCGGCCTCTACCTGGCGCACTGTCTTACGGAGCAACGCGGAGAGAAATGGGCTGCGACTAACTTGCGGTTGTTTGAAGCCGGTCCTCGGTTAGGTGGGAGAATTCTCAGCCTGGAACTTGAGGACGATTACGGGTTGGATCTTGGCCCGAGTTGGGTTTGGCCGGAAGATCAGCCGTTGATATACAACTTGGTTCGCAGCCTGGGTTTGTCGCTGTTGCCCCAGTGGCAGGAGGGGAACGCGATATATCAGCTTTCTGGCGATATACCTGCGCAGACCTATCGCGATCAGCGGGGATATGCAGGGGCTTATCGTATTGCTGGCGGGACGGGGCTAATAATCGAAGGTCTCCAGCAAACGCTGCCTATCAGCTTGTGTACCCGACACCGATTGGTAAGCCTAGAGGACGCTGGGGATAGGGTAGAACTTATTTTCAATAACACCCTGACGGGAGTGACGCATGTGGTTTGGGCGCGGCAGGTGGTGCTGGCGATGCCTCCCCGCATTGTGGCGAGCCGCATCCAGTTTTTTCCGGCTCTGCCCCAAAAACTGTTCGATACGCTGTTGAAAACCCCAACCTGGATGGCCGGTCAAGCGAAAATGGCGGTGAGTTACGAACGGGCGTTCTGGCGTGAGGACGGCTGGTCCGGTACGGCCATGGCGAATTTCGCGGGGGTCGCCATTGCAGAAGTTTTCGATGCGTGTGGCCCTGAAGCCGCGCCTGCCGCGCTGGGTGGTTTTATTGGCGCACCACCCGGCGCACGTCAGCAGGATACTGGCGCCTTGCGTGAAAAAATCATACAGCAACTGGTAAGTTATTTCGGAAAACTGGCGGCAAGCCCGCAACGCTTGCACTTATATGACTGGTACGGCAACGAAGATATCGCCCATCCGCTGGATGCCCAGCCGCTTTACTCGCATCCGCGTTACGGCCATCCCTGGCTGAGCCTGGATCACTGGAATGACAAATTGTTGCTGTGCGGAACCGAAACAGCCCGTGAGTCGGGTGGGTATATGGAAGGTGCGTTGAACGCCGCTAAACGGGTATGCGCGCAACTGAGCGTATCTTTGGAGTCTGTGAGGAGTCGTTGA
- a CDS encoding flavodoxin domain-containing protein, whose translation MACVQLIVGTVGGTAWKAAQAAAVILNQLGHSARVNEESQPKDLLNPEELLLICTSTTGNGELPPNIRALYSVLDDEAVQLTGRRYGVIALGDTGYPRFAHAAFLLEDALYRCGATRVGEILRLDAQVDDRPHVTAAHWVKDWINS comes from the coding sequence ATGGCTTGTGTACAATTAATTGTTGGTACGGTGGGTGGTACTGCCTGGAAAGCAGCACAGGCGGCAGCGGTTATTCTTAACCAACTTGGGCACAGTGCGCGGGTAAACGAAGAATCTCAACCCAAGGACTTGCTCAACCCTGAAGAACTGCTGCTCATATGCACATCGACAACCGGTAATGGTGAGTTGCCGCCGAATATTCGTGCACTCTATTCCGTGTTAGACGACGAAGCAGTGCAGCTCACAGGCCGGCGATACGGTGTTATCGCGTTGGGCGACACTGGTTACCCGAGGTTTGCGCACGCGGCGTTTCTGTTAGAGGACGCGCTCTATCGTTGTGGAGCAACACGCGTGGGCGAGATTTTACGCCTGGATGCCCAAGTCGATGATCGTCCCCATGTAACCGCTGCACACTGGGTGAAAGACTGGATTAACAGTTAA
- a CDS encoding metallophosphoesterase family protein: MKIIWLQAGFLFGASMFTATLDSLQRLQAQLRYHTLKRLFIYLSSALSNTLNSNTAARACLVCLVITAPIHANTLDGVQVAFMPDIHFHDVYGELEGSAFKGIPTDATGHHALIRTMQAQLTSTRLFNENYFVLIAALDEIVKRKITYVALPGDFSDDGQPVHIRGLTRLLNYYHTTHGLQFFATPGNHDPVRPFDTPGGKPDFMAADGTPIAIYSPDSERCQSMQNNTIATTGKSLVCTPDIRQWGYENILREMASFGFTPSKKNLFWTTPFASYTPEDYTFTRALSAARLSKRRVDICQQMTADKKALCEKMLDASYLVEPVEGLWLLAIDANVYLPQARIGPTGERVFSGSGNAGYNAVRKHKPYLEKWIKAVVGEANKRGKTLIAFSHFPMVEFYDGQSNTIADIFGNANFQLARKPEIPTSDWLADLGLKIHIGGHMHMNDTGTITSSAGNTLVNIQAPSLAAYVPAFKLVTLRGQKSVEVETVVVDQVPRFRELFEHYRTEHNALETTPSGTLSAPIWNEEILAAKTYREFTEWHLRELVRLRFLPGEWPADLRETLRTFTGEELLTLAFWQANEKSSALSGFAKSDPQWASAQTRCQQWLKKNALNSHNLREWRGQNLAEDFYRLRNAGSLALADIPSQNLADYQLLLKAYRAQASPTPLQQRLKNVLAVLSGFQQGAPDNHFKLNLTTGKIDKLSD, translated from the coding sequence ATGAAAATTATCTGGCTCCAGGCGGGATTTTTATTTGGAGCTTCCATGTTTACCGCCACACTCGACTCTCTCCAACGGCTGCAAGCACAGCTGAGATACCACACATTAAAACGTCTTTTCATCTACTTAAGTAGTGCGCTTTCGAACACTCTAAACAGTAACACCGCCGCCCGTGCCTGCCTGGTTTGTCTTGTAATAACAGCGCCAATTCACGCAAACACGTTGGATGGTGTGCAGGTCGCATTTATGCCAGACATTCATTTTCACGATGTCTATGGTGAACTGGAAGGCAGCGCGTTTAAAGGTATTCCAACGGACGCAACGGGCCATCACGCCCTGATAAGGACCATGCAAGCGCAGCTCACGTCGACCCGCTTGTTTAACGAAAATTACTTTGTGCTGATCGCCGCGCTCGATGAAATCGTTAAACGTAAGATAACCTATGTCGCTCTGCCAGGCGACTTCAGTGACGATGGCCAGCCGGTTCATATTCGTGGTCTGACTCGATTGCTGAATTACTACCACACCACCCATGGTCTACAATTTTTTGCCACGCCCGGCAACCACGATCCGGTGCGGCCGTTCGATACACCGGGCGGCAAGCCTGATTTTATGGCAGCGGATGGTACCCCCATCGCGATCTACAGTCCGGACTCGGAACGCTGCCAAAGCATGCAAAACAACACGATTGCCACAACGGGAAAGTCGCTCGTTTGCACGCCCGATATTCGTCAATGGGGGTACGAGAATATTTTGCGGGAAATGGCCAGCTTTGGTTTTACGCCCAGTAAAAAAAATCTTTTCTGGACAACCCCTTTTGCATCTTACACACCAGAAGACTATACCTTCACCCGTGCGCTATCCGCGGCACGCCTGAGTAAAAGACGTGTCGATATCTGCCAGCAAATGACAGCGGACAAAAAGGCGCTCTGCGAAAAAATGCTGGACGCAAGCTATCTGGTCGAGCCGGTTGAAGGGCTCTGGCTATTAGCTATCGATGCCAATGTATATTTGCCACAAGCGCGCATCGGCCCTACCGGCGAACGGGTTTTCTCTGGCTCGGGTAACGCGGGCTACAATGCCGTACGCAAACACAAACCCTACCTTGAAAAATGGATTAAAGCGGTTGTTGGCGAAGCCAATAAGCGAGGAAAAACGCTTATTGCGTTCAGCCATTTCCCGATGGTCGAATTTTACGACGGCCAATCAAATACGATTGCCGACATCTTCGGGAATGCCAATTTTCAACTTGCCCGCAAACCGGAAATACCCACCAGTGACTGGCTTGCCGACCTCGGTCTCAAAATTCATATTGGCGGCCACATGCATATGAACGATACTGGCACCATCACATCCTCCGCCGGAAACACACTGGTGAATATTCAAGCGCCTAGCCTTGCGGCTTATGTGCCTGCATTCAAGCTGGTAACACTCCGCGGGCAAAAAAGTGTGGAAGTGGAAACTGTCGTCGTGGATCAGGTACCCCGCTTTCGCGAGCTGTTCGAACACTACCGTACCGAACATAATGCACTGGAAACCACGCCTTCTGGTACTTTAAGCGCTCCCATTTGGAATGAAGAAATACTCGCTGCAAAAACCTACCGGGAATTTACCGAATGGCATTTACGCGAGCTGGTGCGCTTGCGTTTTCTACCGGGGGAATGGCCGGCGGATCTGCGGGAAACCTTGCGCACTTTTACTGGCGAGGAGCTTCTCACACTTGCGTTCTGGCAAGCGAACGAAAAATCCAGCGCTCTATCTGGTTTTGCCAAATCAGATCCACAGTGGGCATCTGCACAAACACGATGCCAACAATGGCTAAAGAAAAACGCTCTGAATAGCCATAACTTGCGCGAATGGCGTGGACAAAACCTCGCGGAAGATTTTTATCGGTTACGCAACGCAGGGAGCCTGGCCCTAGCAGATATACCGTCACAAAATCTAGCGGATTACCAGCTCCTGCTCAAAGCCTATCGCGCGCAAGCATCGCCAACGCCATTACAACAACGTCTAAAGAATGTTCTGGCGGTATTATCCGGCTTTCAGCAGGGCGCCCCTGATAATCACTTCAAACTGAATTTAACTACTGGCAAAATCGACAAGTTATCCGATTGA
- a CDS encoding TonB-dependent receptor yields the protein MLSILGLLGPSEACLAEAREAQLMTFEIHQKPAERSLFELAQQAEIQVLFPSARVQGIQTNAVVGRFTLVEAIDKLLADTGLRAVFSSSRILTIAVSELPPNEEENVKFQQKKLPAFIAMIAAAFSGSAVSADNIKLAQLEEVVVTGSYARSLKQAEQLKRSNIGFSDAVVASDIADFPEQNLAEALQRMPGVTIERNKGLGTKVNVRSLPTEFTHVSINNLATASGSGGRDVEFDVFASEIIQAVNVQKSPTAADEEGGIAGSVKITTARPFDYDGRKLIVSAEAAHNSISEEIDPNIAFLASDTFGNWGGLVSFSSAKRTNRTDSNSGVNFRPLSRWLEKQGSDSKQAQSDQAAAVLERDTGIVIDDRFDADETSRVVFMDKVGNRAYLNDQDKWGATAALQYKPSDTFTLGFDLLVGGYDATEDEYDAAAYSASSPSTLYRIHDYDSDTLSRYGITVLTDTSYAYTQHEFLSKENVNETDYSQYSVNLDWEKWGFDITGLVGFSGAEKLSDRTNLKHTAYAPSRTRYTSQGGETVPSEQEGTIDMYNSPDAYLFDFYEVVLEEIKDDKYAAQLDFRREFDLATFPALSDIQFGVRYTDKSKERNQGTNQVKGPSEGDSSWSGVRTLQDSELTPIDDLVAGGDFLPELSYSPTWSQISNGYARDFFRYDGFHVDYEPDQYYKVDEETVALYAMTNLDFTIAGLPSTLNFGARFIDTEVLSSGYHQVQNADGSTGYTSSPVSKEGSYSDLLPSMNYVLEITPSTLFRAAASKTLMRPALGDIAYKRTVSVNDFKYRDGNPDLQPTYADQLELGVEHYIDDGGVFAISYFSKEIEGVVREALTGIEPDVTKYNDNGTLDGVYDFEIYQKVNADGSYDVTGLELVAQFPLSLIHSSMEGFGINANYTMLDNSLTGESDLDIPTAPVGLAENTYNMTFYYENDTFDARISYNYKDKYVETIERDMYPVYREAYGQMDLSMGYRVLDNVKVNLEVINLTDEVTKGYTMDPKFPTMYEVSGRRISLGVRANF from the coding sequence GTGCTGAGCATTTTGGGCTTGCTCGGACCGAGTGAAGCCTGCCTGGCAGAAGCGCGCGAAGCACAATTAATGACATTTGAAATCCATCAAAAACCGGCAGAGCGCAGTCTCTTTGAGCTCGCCCAACAAGCTGAAATACAAGTGCTGTTTCCATCCGCTAGGGTTCAGGGAATACAAACAAATGCCGTTGTCGGTCGCTTTACGTTAGTTGAAGCCATCGACAAATTGCTGGCCGACACAGGCTTGCGCGCTGTTTTCAGTAGTAGCCGGATTCTGACCATAGCGGTAAGTGAGTTACCGCCGAACGAGGAAGAAAACGTGAAGTTTCAGCAAAAAAAATTACCCGCCTTTATCGCCATGATCGCCGCGGCTTTCAGTGGCTCAGCCGTCAGTGCGGACAACATCAAATTAGCGCAGCTGGAAGAAGTTGTTGTTACCGGCAGCTATGCTCGCAGCCTGAAACAAGCTGAGCAGTTAAAGCGCTCCAATATCGGCTTCTCCGACGCCGTGGTTGCATCTGATATCGCCGACTTCCCCGAACAGAACCTCGCAGAAGCACTACAGCGTATGCCCGGCGTAACCATCGAACGCAACAAGGGGCTGGGCACTAAAGTTAACGTGCGAAGCTTGCCTACTGAATTTACCCACGTATCTATCAACAACCTGGCAACAGCATCTGGCAGCGGCGGCCGCGATGTCGAATTCGACGTTTTTGCATCCGAAATTATTCAAGCCGTGAACGTGCAAAAATCCCCCACCGCCGCCGATGAGGAAGGCGGTATCGCCGGCTCTGTAAAAATCACCACAGCACGACCGTTCGATTACGATGGTCGCAAATTAATTGTATCCGCAGAAGCCGCTCACAATTCCATCTCCGAAGAAATCGACCCGAATATTGCATTTCTTGCCAGCGATACTTTTGGCAATTGGGGTGGATTGGTATCCTTCTCCAGCGCCAAGCGGACCAATCGTACCGACAGCAACTCCGGTGTTAATTTCCGCCCGCTGTCCCGCTGGCTGGAAAAACAAGGTTCTGATTCCAAACAAGCTCAATCAGATCAGGCTGCCGCCGTGCTTGAGCGCGATACCGGCATTGTGATTGATGACCGCTTCGATGCTGACGAAACCAGCCGCGTCGTATTTATGGATAAAGTCGGCAACCGAGCTTATTTAAATGATCAGGATAAGTGGGGAGCGACGGCTGCACTGCAATACAAACCCAGCGATACCTTCACTCTGGGATTTGATCTGCTGGTGGGCGGTTACGATGCCACCGAAGACGAGTACGACGCAGCGGCGTATTCCGCCTCCAGCCCCAGCACCCTGTATCGGATTCACGACTATGACAGTGACACGCTTTCCCGCTACGGCATCACAGTATTAACCGACACTTCATACGCCTATACCCAGCACGAATTTTTGAGCAAAGAAAACGTCAACGAAACGGACTACAGCCAATACAGTGTGAATCTCGACTGGGAAAAATGGGGTTTTGATATAACCGGTTTAGTGGGTTTCTCCGGTGCCGAAAAATTGTCTGATCGCACCAACCTCAAACATACAGCTTATGCGCCTTCCCGCACGCGCTATACCTCCCAAGGTGGTGAAACCGTTCCCAGTGAACAGGAAGGCACCATCGACATGTACAACTCGCCAGATGCGTATCTGTTCGATTTTTATGAAGTTGTATTGGAGGAAATTAAAGACGATAAATATGCCGCTCAGTTGGATTTCCGCCGCGAATTCGATTTGGCTACCTTCCCCGCCCTTTCCGATATTCAGTTCGGTGTGCGCTATACCGATAAATCCAAAGAACGCAACCAGGGCACAAACCAGGTTAAAGGGCCATCTGAAGGTGACAGCAGCTGGAGTGGTGTACGCACTCTGCAGGACAGCGAACTTACGCCAATTGACGATTTGGTTGCTGGCGGCGACTTCTTGCCAGAACTCTCTTACAGTCCCACCTGGTCGCAAATTTCCAACGGCTACGCGCGTGATTTCTTCCGCTACGACGGATTCCACGTGGACTACGAACCGGACCAATACTACAAAGTTGATGAAGAGACTGTTGCACTTTATGCGATGACTAATCTCGACTTTACTATCGCAGGTCTACCATCCACTTTAAATTTTGGTGCGCGCTTCATAGATACCGAGGTGCTGTCTTCCGGGTATCACCAGGTACAAAATGCTGATGGTTCCACCGGGTATACCTCATCCCCGGTATCAAAAGAAGGCAGTTACTCCGACCTTCTCCCCAGCATGAACTATGTACTTGAAATCACTCCTTCAACCTTGTTCCGCGCCGCTGCGTCAAAAACCTTGATGCGACCAGCTCTGGGGGACATTGCCTACAAACGCACCGTCAGTGTCAACGATTTTAAATACCGCGATGGCAATCCTGATCTGCAACCGACTTACGCAGACCAATTGGAACTCGGTGTAGAACATTATATCGACGACGGTGGTGTGTTCGCGATTTCGTATTTCAGTAAAGAAATCGAAGGCGTTGTGCGTGAAGCCTTAACCGGTATTGAGCCAGACGTAACCAAGTACAACGACAACGGCACACTTGACGGCGTATACGATTTTGAGATTTATCAGAAGGTCAATGCGGACGGCTCATACGATGTAACCGGCCTGGAATTAGTTGCGCAATTTCCACTCTCGTTGATCCATTCATCGATGGAAGGCTTCGGCATCAACGCCAACTATACGATGCTGGACAACTCACTTACCGGTGAATCGGACCTGGATATTCCAACTGCACCAGTTGGATTGGCAGAAAACACCTACAATATGACGTTCTACTACGAAAACGACACTTTCGATGCGCGGATTTCTTACAACTATAAAGATAAGTACGTAGAGACCATCGAGCGTGATATGTACCCGGTATACCGCGAAGCCTACGGACAAATGGATCTATCTATGGGCTACCGCGTGCTCGATAACGTTAAAGTAAACTTGGAAGTGATAAACCTGACAGACGAAGTAACCAAAGGCTACACCATGGATCCGAAATTCCCGACCATGTATGAAGTCTCGGGCCGACGTATATCCCTGGGCGTGCGCGCCAACTTCTAA
- a CDS encoding FecR family protein gives MNQIRHFKSREHIEQEAAAWVIKMDQKPLSASERDELESWLAQSQAHRRSFLDLADVWQELDGLTTESEAVTRQAARPSQKQMPIVWSAAAAVLLAIALFTFHLRTASVPDVHAEYQTATGEIEQYLLPDGSRIKLNTRSNVVVDFSAHERAIHLQEGEANFEVAKDPKRPFVVYTNRGSITAVGTAFNVRVQSSGIDLVVTEGKVKVDAASSVLEPARHDDKPRTQSELTDRSAQQIVAVSAGEKLRFGTTTQHHTNPSQQEIDRQLSWQQGMLAFDSTPLVDAVREISRYTDIHIIIEDPTLAELPVGGYFKAGEVDAMLEVLELSFNLTAEHQGNRILLSKK, from the coding sequence ATGAATCAGATTCGACACTTTAAAAGCCGCGAACACATAGAGCAGGAAGCGGCAGCGTGGGTGATCAAGATGGATCAAAAGCCTCTCAGCGCGAGCGAACGCGATGAGTTGGAGAGCTGGCTCGCGCAAAGTCAGGCTCACCGCCGCAGTTTTTTAGATTTGGCGGATGTCTGGCAGGAGCTGGATGGTCTCACGACCGAAAGCGAAGCCGTCACCCGCCAGGCAGCGCGCCCGTCACAAAAACAAATGCCAATAGTGTGGTCTGCAGCGGCCGCTGTGCTTTTGGCTATTGCGTTATTCACTTTCCATTTGCGCACGGCAAGTGTGCCCGACGTCCACGCAGAATACCAAACGGCAACCGGTGAAATAGAGCAATACCTGCTACCCGATGGTTCGCGCATAAAACTCAATACACGCTCGAATGTTGTTGTAGATTTCTCGGCACACGAACGCGCTATCCATTTGCAGGAAGGCGAAGCTAATTTTGAGGTAGCTAAAGATCCGAAGCGCCCATTTGTGGTCTATACCAACCGCGGCTCAATCACGGCAGTCGGCACCGCATTTAATGTTCGCGTTCAGTCGTCTGGTATTGATCTGGTCGTGACGGAAGGCAAGGTTAAGGTGGATGCAGCAAGCAGTGTACTTGAGCCAGCTCGACATGACGATAAACCTCGCACGCAAAGCGAGCTAACCGACCGTAGCGCGCAGCAGATTGTCGCCGTTTCAGCAGGTGAAAAATTGCGCTTTGGCACCACCACTCAACACCACACCAACCCGAGCCAGCAAGAGATAGACCGTCAGCTTTCATGGCAGCAAGGGATGCTTGCCTTCGATTCCACTCCGCTGGTGGACGCTGTGCGAGAAATATCTCGCTACACAGATATCCACATCATTATCGAAGATCCTACCCTCGCAGAGCTGCCTGTTGGCGGGTACTTTAAAGCCGGAGAAGTGGACGCCATGCTCGAAGTGCTGGAGCTGAGCTTTAACCTCACTGCAGAGCATCAGGGCAACCGTATTCTGCTGTCTAAAAAATGA